A genomic region of Manihot esculenta cultivar AM560-2 chromosome 15, M.esculenta_v8, whole genome shotgun sequence contains the following coding sequences:
- the LOC110602709 gene encoding LEAF RUST 10 DISEASE-RESISTANCE LOCUS RECEPTOR-LIKE PROTEIN KINASE-like 1.2: MGYSLLIPLGFLLFSSINGDSIQDPACPSFDCGNGITIDYPFWHQNQQIEHCGYPGFDLSCADQNPMLHLSNYTDLYPIKHINYSNKSLILAYSGLKSATCPTITHDITLNTSSLLFNSSGNKLVRFFYNCSLYPPSLPHIQCLQYGAKRSYVFKEGAIPEFDWNRYCASTVVVPVIEEAMDHGDLVQGFDQGFKLTWNQAAADGVCQSCEASGGFCSYSNGLPSTFFCICSYGRESINCHNHGVASTRRRPNYVALGALLLTIGGLVIMATVFYVTQKKKKNKGVGSYKPV, encoded by the exons ATGGGTTATTCTCTTCTGATCCCCCTTGGCTTCCTCCTCTTCTCGTCCATAAATGGCGATTCCATACAAGACCCAGCATGCCCTTCCTTTGATTGTGGTAATGGCATCACTATTGATTACCCTTTCTGGCACCAAAACCAACAAATTGAGCACTGTGGATATCCAGGCTTTGATCTCTCTTGCGCTGACCAAAATCCAATGCTCCATCTCTCTAATTATACTGATCTTTACCCCATTAAACACATCAATTACTCTAATAAATCACTCATCCTTGCTTACTCAGGTCTAAAATCAGCAACTTGTCCAACAATAACCCATGATATTACATTAAATACGTCGTCTCTCCTGTTCAACTCTTCAGGCAACAAATTGGTTCGTTTCTTTTACAACTGCAGCTTGTACCCTCCTTCACTTCCACACATACAATGCCTACAGTACGGTGCTAAGAGATCATATGTGTTCAAGGAGGGTGCAATCCCAGAGTTTGATTGGAACAGATATTGTGCATCTACTGTGGTTGTACCTGTGATTGAAGAGGCAATGGATCATGGAGATTTGGTTCAGGGTTTTGATCAAGGGTTCAAGTTGACATGGAATCAAGCAGCTGCTGATGGTGTATGCCAGTCATGTGAGGCCAGTGGTGGATTCTGTAGTTACAGCAATGGCCTACCCAGTACTTTCTTTTGCATTTGCAGTTATGGAAGGGAGTCGATTAACTGCCATAATCATG GGGTTGCTTCAACTCGGCGACGGCCAAATTATGTTGCCTTAG GTGCTTTGCTTTTAACCATCGGAGGTTTGGTTATCATGGCAACTGTGTTTTACGTCacccagaagaagaagaagaataagggGGTTGGCTCATATAAACCTGTTTGA